From the genome of Metarhizium brunneum chromosome 4, complete sequence, one region includes:
- the cid1 gene encoding Terminal uridylyltransferase cid1: MPDASYSSRVFRPLGIDRDTYNSYANNDIRQQGIRPEPRPRIAEANNCTISQFSGSPDFCGPQIERSQTSSWRQQSFPPQSPNYVQTHHHASHRQYFDQEDVAAQTALLDRLCHEVVRSSEIERDEIAQKETFRQRVERICQTTISDFEQNTMGSHYFPSSSVELKCFGSLSSGFATKASDMDLGLFSPFSSMQPDVAGSMIPRMLEKAFLDAGLGARLLSRTRVPIIKLCENPPEELRHALLLERLKWEHGTGDADASEDPEEYEPDSKANENAGNLTTGSHGTESAPPVEFGSPARDNGGGDERFQLKQNAQSSLRMHYALAKRVLRRAGGRDVTASNYHEFSDMEWVTLKKVCQAFVHGLCNPELRCRLESCPSLSFGTSWSATGYRSLAGICDQAEGEQICLVWENWSSKTLICDSDAQSMEAMSTWRDIQQRTDFGANPLAYNRDLHFAFERMKRLPLVQLCRLKQDVHESPAPYHSRARVIADSLVKMDMNTSDLALKEVALRYIAGINDDKIRGEMMSLSNQSQQPMDLEELGQKHKCLDLAYKLEMATDNNFYDERLTGVIKDYIKILRTPLVKVTGDQQIARFIIPVTQVTLPLLSSIRLLRDPHKLADKQSRNKYRDALEFPSGGVGVQCDINFSAHLALQNTLLLRCYSLTDSRVRPMVLFVKRWAKVRGINSGYRGTLGSYGYVLMVLHYLVNIAKPFVCPNLQQLTPPMATLSSPSSSPNVPTCQGYNVEFWRNENEIMHLASGHQLNQNTESIGQLLRGFFEYYAQNGPLSRGFGKGFCWRRDVISIRTFGGLVTKQEKGWTGAKTVYECQIPTGDAMKYCGEELLSPKTACSDSAGPKTTHPSVTNRKHGQVREVRHRYLLAIEDPFELDHNVARTVTHSGIVSIRDEFRRAWRLIKTAGCEGWSENLLEDATEATDDHQSFMRLLEDIHGPQDQWMQAQF; encoded by the coding sequence ATGCCTGACGCAAGCTATAGCAGCCGCGTCTTCCGTCCTCTCGGTATAGATCGAGACACATATAACTCTTATGCAAATAACGACATAAGGCAGCAAGGTATTCGCCCAGAGCCGAGACCAAGAATTGCAGAAGCAAACAATTGCACTATTTCGCAGTTTTCAGGATCGCCAGACTTCTGCGGGCCTCAAATTGAGCGTTCTCAGACGTCTAGCTGGCGTCAACAATCATTTCCCCCTCAGAGTCCCAATTACGTACAAACCCATCACCATGCCAGTCATCGACAGTATTTCGATCAGGAAGATGTCGCTGCCCAAACTGCTTTACTTGATAGACTTTGCCACGAAGTCGTTCGCAGTTCTGAAATAGAAAGAGATGAAATTGCTCAAAAAGAGACCTTCAGACAAAGGGTTGAAAGAATTTGTCAGACAACCATTTCTGATTTTGAACAGAACACCATGGGCTCGCATTACTTTCCAAGTTCGTCTGTTGAGCTCAAATGCTTTGGAAGTTTGTCATCCGGATTCGCTACAAAAGCCTCAGATATGGACCTGGGACTATTTTCTCCTTTTTCCAGCATGCAACCGGACGTGGCAGGGTCGATGATACCACGGATGCTGGAGAAAGCATTCCTGGACGCGGGACTTGGCGCCAGGCTACTCAGTCGGACAAGAGTCCCAATTATCAAGCTGTGTGAAAACCCACCCGAAGAGCTACGCCACGCGTTGCTTTTGGAACGACTGAAATGGGAACACGGTACAGGGGATGCAGATGCTTCAGAAGACCCAGAGGAATATGAGCCAGACTCAAAAGCTAACGAGAATGCCGGCAACCTGACGACGGGCAGCCACGGGACTGAGTCTGCGCCACCGGTAGAGTTTGGATCTCCGGCGAGGGATAATGGTGGAGGAGACGAGCGCTTCCAGTTGAAACAAAATGCTCAAAGCTCACTTCGAATGCATTATGCCTTGGCTAAGAGGGTATTGAGAAGAGCTGGGGGTCGTGATGTTACAGCATCCAATTATCATGAATTCTCTGATATGGAATGGGTGACTCTCAAAAAGGTCTGTCAGGCGTTTGTGCATGGATTATGCAACCCGGAGCTTCGATGCCGATTGGAATCGTGTCCCTCATTGTCGTTCGGGACATCTTGGTCAGCGACAGGCTATCGATCTCTTGCGGGGATTTGTGACCAGGCAGAAGGCGAGCAGATATGTTTGGTGTGGGAAAATTGGTCTTCGAAAACGCTCATCTGTGATTCAGATGCGCAGTCTATGGAGGCCATGAGTACTTGGAGGGATATCCAGCAGAGAACAGATTTTGGAGCTAACCCCCTTGCTTATAACCGAGATCTGCATTTTGCATTCGAGAGGATGAAGCGGCTACCACTAGTCCAGCTGTGTCGACTAAAGCAAGATGTACATGAATCCCCAGCACCGTATCACTCCCGAGCACGAGTCATCGCAGATAGCCTTGTCAAGATGGATATGAACACGTCAGATTTAGCGCTGAAAGAGGTTGCGCTGCGGTACATTGCAGGAATCAATGACGACAAAATTCGTGGGGAAATGATGAGTCTCTCAAATCAATCCCAGCAACCGATGGATCTTGAGGAGCTGGGACAGAAACACAAGTGCTTAGATCTTGCCTACAAACTCGAAATGGCGACTGATAACAATTTTTATGACGAAAGGCTTACTGGAGTTATCAAAGACTACATCAAAATATTGCGAACACCACTGGTCAAGGTTACTGGGGATCAGCAAATTGCTAGATTCATTATTCCAGTAACACAGGTTACGTTGCCATTGCTTTCCTCTATACGGCTCCTCCGGGATCCCCATAAGTTGGCAGACAAACAATCACGGAACAAATACCGAGATGCCCTGGAATTTCCATCTGGTGGAGTCGGAGTTCAATGTGATATCAATTTCTCGGCACACCTCGCTCTCCAAAACACTTTGCTGCTCCGTTGCTACTCCCTTACAGACTCCCGAGTTCGAcccatggtcttgttcgTCAAAAGGTGGGCTAAAGTTCGCGGGATAAACTCTGGATACCGTGGCACATTGGGAAGCTATGGCTATGTGTTAATGGTGTTGCACTATCTTGTCAACATTGCAAAGCCATTTGTGTGCCCCAATCTCCAGCAGCTCACCCCTCCCATGGCCACACTTTCTTCCCCTTCCAGCAGCCCGAATGTGCCAACGTGTCAGGGATATAACGTCGAGTTCTGGCGTAATGAGAACGAAATCATGCATCTTGCAAGCGGTCACCAGCTCAACCAAAACACCGAAAGTATTGGCCAGCTGCTTCGGGGTTTCTTCGAATACTATGCTCAAAATGGGCCATTGAGTCGCGGGTTTGGCAAGGGATTCTGTTGGAGAAGGGACGTAATTAGCATTCGTACCTTTGGTGGCCTCGTGACGAAGCAAGAAAAGGGCTGGACCGGGGCTAAAACAGTGTATGAATGCCAAATCCCTACCGGTGATGCGATGAAATACTGCGGGGAAGAGCTTTTGTCACCAAAGACTGCGTGCTCAGACTCAGCTGGACCGAAGACAACCCATCCTTCAGTGACGAACAGAAAGCACGGACAAGTGAGAGAAGTCAGGCACAGGTATTTACTTGCCATTGAGGATCCTTTCGAATTAGATCATAATGTCGCTCGAACTGTGACACACAGTGGCATTGTATCAATTCGCGACGAATTTCGGCGAGCCTGGCGGCTTATTAAGACAGCTGGGTGCGAAGGCTGGAGCGAAAACTTGCTAGAAGATGCCACCGAAGCTACGGACGATCACCAATCCTTCATGAGACTCTTGGAAGATATTCATGGTCCTCAAGACCAATGGATGCAAGCCCAGTTTTGA
- the tfg1 gene encoding Transcription initiation factor IIF subunit alpha, translated as MAGQPSMDQNGAHRKQKPNPLRPMRKRPRPANPLVAPSRKIPSKPSVKANSGTLQQTSLNGSKPNNDDQRKQYGGWSEPPPQHQYSDIPIMTTKKSLLEGLRYHLMKFSQARVSDPPIDPTDQDEFARPVTLHRRDARQPPPGRATKVEEPEPPQVGEQEAERLAQAKAEREAQRAIDLAKIAPVAKDNNPKRPKKQKEEKTMFNRAPKSEAAKKESDLRYEEALPWHLEDADGKNVWVGSYVAALSEANVAFMIDKSVFRMVPLEKWYRFGAKPPFQPFTIDQAEAFMNRKVDVGRWIMKDEEKKAGQSDLEATRKLLYGRGQMIKTESDTFKAASRSEKLDHDELDVSGDEFQDDDETPYFERMEDDDTKESKDRIRREQLGANLFGEGDEQGVDKELQEQLREELERQKYGKSTKKALIKRDREDIYESDDSEENPWSSSSDEGSSGDDEQEEGEEENKDDDKKDADKETQGDGKDKTKGTGSKGSMTPQGKQKPGELAKKTKSLKRAGSPALSESSGNESSRKKMKKSSMIGNGSRAGTPASQPNVARRSKAGHGSGSDAEATTAEMSDSAVAPRKGVNMVGGSGRGTPVASRASSPNPATGDMSPTIQTSGIESWEILDKIPADGIAITDLIKQFHGRVGDRPGQMPRGDWIKLVKRLCDYGSDRRLRRRR; from the exons ATGGCAGGACAACCTTCTATGGATCAGAATGGAGCTCATCGCAAACAAAAGCCGAACCCTCTGCGCCCCATGAGAAAGCGACCGAGACCAGCCAACCCTCTTGTTGCACCCTCCAGAAAAATTCCATCAAAACCTTCCGTGAAGGCAAATTCAGGGACTCTGCAACAGACGAGCCTTAACGGTTCCAAGCCGAATAACGATGATCAGAGGAAACAGTATGGTGGCTGGTCCGAACCCCCTCCTCAGCATCAATATAGTGATATCCCTATAATGACGACCAAAAAGTCCTTGTTGGAAGGTCTTCGCTACCACCTCATGAAATTCTCTCAGGCTCGTGTTTCCGACCCTCCCATCGACCCTACAGATCAGGACGAATTTGCTCGCCCAGTTACGTTGCACAGACGAGACGCTCGACAGCCTCCTCCCGGAAGAGCCACCAAGGTAGAGGAACCGGAGCCACCTCAAGTCGGAGAGCAGGAGGCGGAGAGGCTGGCACAGGCTAAAGCCGAACGAGAGGCCCAACGGGCAATTGACCTTGCAAAGATTGCACCGGTCGCCAAAGACAACAACCCTAAACGACCCAAGAAACAGAAGGAGGAAAAAACCATGTTTAACAGGGCTCCGAAATCCGAGGCAGCCAAGAAGGAATCAGATCTTCGGTATGAAGAagctttgccttggcatCTCGAAGATGCAGATGGAAAGAACGTGTGGGTAGGAAGCTATGTTGCTGCCCTGTCTGAAGCAAATGTTGCTTTCATGATTGATAAATCTGTCTTTCGCATGGTGCCTTTGGAAAAGTGGTATAGATTTGGTGCGAAACCACCATTCCAGCCCTTTACCATTGATCAGGCGGAAGCTTTTATGAACAGAAAGGTCGATGTTGGTAGATGGATAATgaaggacgaggagaagaaggcggggCAGAGTGATCTTGAGGCAACGAGAAAACTCCTTTATGGTCGTGGCCAGATGATTAAGACCGAGAGTGACACCTTTAAAGCTGCCTCACGATCAGAGaaacttgaccatgacgaaCTGGATGTATCCGGAGATGAATTtcaagatgatgatgagaccCCGTATTTTGAGCGTATGGAGGACGATGACACCAAGGAATCAAAAGACAGGATACGTCGAGAGCAGCTAGGAGCAAACCTGttcggcgagggcgacgagcagGGAGTCGACAAAGAACTCCAGGAACAATTGCGAGAAGAACTTGAGCGACAAAAATATGGCAAGAGCACCAAGAAGGCTCTGATTAAGCGAGATCGAGAGGATATCTATGAAAGCGACGACTCCGAGGAAAACCCCTGGAGTAGTTCG TCTGACGAAGGATCAAGCGGTGACGACGAAcaggaagaaggagaagaagaaaataagGATGATGACAAGAAGGATGCAGATAAAGAAACACAAGGTGATGGgaaggacaagaccaaggggACGGGCTCTAAGGGATCTATGACACCACAAGGGAAACAGAAACCTGGGGAGTTGGCCAAAAAGACCAAGTCCTTGAAGCGAGCTGGATCTCCAGCATTATCTGAGTCGAGTGGAAACGAGTCATCGCgcaagaagatgaagaaatcTTCTATGATAGGCAACGGAAGCCGAGCCGGCACTCCTGCATCGCAGCCAAACGTGGCCCGGCGAAGCAAAGCTGGACATGGCTCTGGTAGCGATGCAGAAGCAACCACTGCAGAAATGTCCGACAGTGCTGTTGCTCCCAGGAAAGGAGTGAACATGGTTGGTGGCAGTGGGAGGGGGACGCCGGTCGCATCAAGGGCCAGCAGCCCAAATCCAGCAACGGGCG ATATGTCACCGACTATACAGACTTCTGGAATTGAGTCGTGGGAGATATTAGATAAGATACCGGCCGATGGTATTGCGATTACTGATCTGATAAAACAGTTCCATGGCAGGGTTGGCGACCGTCCAGGCCAAATGCCCAGAGGAGACTGGATAAAATTGGTAAAACGGCTCTGCGACTACGGGTCGGATAGGCGGCTTAGACGTCGAAGATAG